From Natronincola ferrireducens, the proteins below share one genomic window:
- the flgG gene encoding flagellar basal-body rod protein FlgG: MRALWTAASGMKSQQLNLDTIANNLANVNTTGYKRQKVEFKDLLYTTMKRSDLNEGIGSPVNLQVGHGVMPMATSRIFTNGNLEQTENPLDLAIEGEGFFAVETPAGEIVYTRDGNFKLSVDMDEMWLVTAEGYMVLSEFDAEIVFMEGMKNINISEMGTITAENEDGEIEEIATIKLVKFINPEGLENIGRNLYKETIASGEAISMEDENRTSTVRQGYLETSNVQVIDEMVRMITAQRAYEINSKTIQTADDMLGMANNLKR; this comes from the coding sequence GTGCGTGCTTTATGGACAGCGGCTTCGGGAATGAAATCACAGCAGTTAAATCTTGATACTATTGCCAACAACCTGGCAAACGTCAATACAACAGGATATAAAAGGCAGAAGGTGGAGTTTAAGGACTTATTATATACCACCATGAAAAGATCTGATTTAAATGAAGGAATAGGGAGTCCTGTAAACCTACAGGTGGGTCATGGAGTGATGCCTATGGCAACCTCTAGAATTTTTACCAATGGGAACCTAGAGCAGACAGAAAACCCCCTAGATTTAGCTATAGAAGGGGAAGGTTTTTTTGCCGTGGAAACCCCTGCAGGGGAGATTGTATACACGAGGGATGGAAACTTTAAACTCAGTGTTGATATGGATGAGATGTGGCTGGTAACGGCAGAGGGATATATGGTATTATCAGAATTTGATGCTGAAATCGTCTTTATGGAGGGAATGAAAAACATAAACATTTCTGAAATGGGCACCATTACAGCAGAAAATGAGGATGGGGAGATTGAGGAGATTGCCACCATTAAGCTGGTTAAATTCATCAATCCTGAAGGTTTGGAAAATATAGGCAGAAATCTATATAAGGAGACAATAGCCTCTGGAGAGGCAATTTCTATGGAGGATGAAAACAGAACCAGCACTGTCCGTCAAGGCTACCTAGAAACCTCCAATGTCCAAGTAATTGATGAGATGGTTCGCATGATCACAGCCCAAAGGGCTTATGAAATTAATTCAAAGACCATTCAAACCGCCGATGATATGCTGGGAATGGCAAATAACCTAAAAAGATAG
- a CDS encoding rod-binding protein produces MKINHPYINIDNISKLENMKTPEDDQKLLEVCREFESIFLNTMLKQMRRTVPDGGLTEKSFARDMYESLQDEEMAKEMARGKGIGLAQELYKQLSKK; encoded by the coding sequence ATGAAAATAAATCATCCTTATATAAATATAGATAACATATCTAAACTAGAAAATATGAAAACCCCTGAAGATGATCAAAAGTTATTAGAGGTTTGCAGGGAGTTTGAGTCAATTTTCTTAAATACCATGCTTAAACAAATGCGACGAACTGTTCCTGATGGAGGACTGACGGAAAAGAGCTTTGCCCGTGATATGTATGAATCCCTACAGGACGAAGAGATGGCTAAGGAAATGGCCAGGGGGAAAGGTATCGGTCTTGCCCAAGAACTATATAAGCAGCTGTCTAAGAAATAA